In the genome of Arachis stenosperma cultivar V10309 chromosome 2, arast.V10309.gnm1.PFL2, whole genome shotgun sequence, the window tatatatatatatatattaattcatTATTGACTAATGTAAAATTTAgggtaaaatattattttagttctaaaatttagatcaaattttaatttaatacgTAATCTTTTAAACGTcctattttagttttaaaaaattttaaacggGTATAATATTGTCTCACGGTTAAATTTgacataaatatttaataaaatgagTGAAGTGAATATTAGCAACAttaagaggaggaggaggtggtgtTGGTGACAATGATAACGAgagaaaaatgaataagaagaagaaCGTGACACGAAGAAGAACAAGGACGCGTGAATATAAATTACTTATATAGAAAAATGCTTGTAtgtagaaaataattaatttcatAAAGACTAAAATCGTATTTAAACCTAACTTATTTGATCATTGTAAGTTGTATATTAACCCTATTTagacttttcatataatacaaGTCCTTCTTTTAAAATATCTCTAGCTGCTACAATGCTCAATTTTTAATTCcctattttataaatatttaaatacaaaatttagAAACATGTCAAGTTTTAATAAATAGTATGCACTgtagaaaataatttaaagtGGATAACTTAAATCTACAAAGTCTAACTCAGTACATGatacattaaaataaattagttacctgatgaaaaatattaatatgaTCTTAACGTGATGAATTATGCACTAAAATTAATCATAACGTTATAATTTCAATGTTAAGTTTCTAAGCTCCTTCCATCATGTAAATATGTGCAATTGCACACAGAAATTTGATACCAAAGTAGATTCCAAATCGAATTTAAGTGATAATTTAAATGATGATTCTATGCTAGATGGCTTAGGCAATATTCTTCATGAATACGCTATTGGATTCTCCAAATCTATACTGTAaccttttgtttgtttcttgggactcagaaaataaagaatGCTTACATAAAACAAAGAGCCAAAGAgtgaaaaacaacataaaattCCTATGACAACTGGAAGATCTAAGATCCATTAATCCATACTAATGGTGTTTGTACAATTTTATTCAAAAACatgcatagacactagacacaaATTATGAGGTGACTATTATCTATTATTCTCCAAACACTTCGGACAACAAAGAAAAATATCCCACCTTAAGAACAGCATGCATGTCTCACGTCCCATCAATTCCATCTGGGCAAAAGTAGCAGTTAAGTTAACTACCAACAGTATACTTATTTACTATAAATAGAAAATCtgatttatataaattttaggCCAAATGTTCTCATCCTAGAATCAGGTTGTTCAATAACTGTCCTTAATTATCTATTcaacattttcttttttgatttCCCACAATATTCCTCACCCCAACAGTTCAAGGACTAATCTGTTAGAAATTTGAGTCCATTTAAGGATTTTTCGCTAGCCAATGAATTACTGCATGTACAAACTGAGATTTGAATTCCCAACACTTGTTTAAGTAGACTAGTGAGCTAACACAAAGAAGATGTGGGATAATCATCTCCTAATTACGGAGGAAATTTATACCAACAAATCAGTAACACAAGAAAGATGTGGGGTAACCATCTCGTAGCCtggttattttattaatttgaagAATTACATATATGTTATTTGTTAGGTGAAGGTTAAGGAGCAGTGGAAGTATGGTAATAAATTGACCTCACAATGAAAATTTTGGAATCTAATTGTATCCACCACACCAGAATCATCATACTAATTAATGGATGGAAAAAACATTGCAACTAGTCCAATGGAACATCAAACCAAAATACAACAACTACCACAATTACTAAGTCTGGACTCTTGACCCAATAGGTGAGATTGGCAACAAACAATGATTAGATGACGCATGAAATCCTGTTCATATTTAGATTACTAAGTTCTAAATTGTTTTGATAGTTTCTTCCATGGTTTCCAAGTCTCCCTCCACCTCCTCCATTAGACTAACATTCATCTTATCCACTCTCCTTCTTACAAGGACTTCTATAGGCCTCCTTAACACATCAAACTGAAATAGATTGCCAAAAATGCCCCCATCTAATGATTTAATTGTTCATCACATTTGCTACATTTAAGTACATGAAAAATAGCAAAGAACTAGTCATTTGGGGTTTTCTAAAGGAAATCACCAGACCTCTTTCAAAGAGCAATTGATTACAAGTGCAAGATACTCAACCTCAAAGCCTTAGCAAGAAAACATTGAGCGAAGAAAAAGGAACGAATGTTGTCAATTACTCTAGAAATGATGCTAAAATCGACTTCACAATTTTCATTCGTCAAACATCCGAATTCCActtttcaattccaaaaaaaaagaaaagaggagggcATTACTGCACATGAAATCCATTCTTATCCTAACATACATTGGTGAAAAATCAGAACATTTTTATGAAACAGATACGGCTGTATTATAAGATTGCTAAGAGATTATTATTAAATGTTAAAAGAACACTTAATCTTTTCATACTTGGTAATGAGGCAGTAGGTCAAAAGTGACTGGTCCCGCAAGCTCCCAATTAACTATGTGCCTGCAGGAACCAAATTTTAAAGTTAGTTGATAACATCAGATTCACTTTGTACTTTTTGGCCTTCAAACTGTTTTATACACAAAACCAACCTACCCAGCTAACAATGCCCCCACTATAAATTAGAGTCAAAATAGACCATGCGCGAGGCTGTTCCACCTTCCAAAACATTTAAATGTTCTAGATAGTATTGAGCAGAGACACACTACATGCCAAGACTGTGCTACAAACCAATAAGAGGATCCAGTGGTTCAACAAAGTCCAAAAACCCAATGCAACTTTCTATCAACTCAGAGTACAAAATCTCGATTTCATCCGAGCAATCTATCTAACCCTTTCGATGTAACTACTGTTGGTTCATCCGTCTCGTAGTAGTTCGATTCACCCTTAAATAATAAACACACATTCCTTTAGTCCATATATAACAATGTTTTTTCCACTTCAAGAGCTTAGTGTGTTTTCAGATTTCCTCCTTCTATGTTTAGAGCAGCATATATTaggaatgaaaaaaaaatgcatcTTCCATCAAAGCTAATCCAATATCTAAACATGTTACTCAGTACAATTCACAGAGAAACTTCAATAAATGAAGCAAGGAAACTAGCAACTCACAGTTGAAGAATTTTTATGGAGGAAAAAGTAAGTATTAGAGGCCGGGAGAGGTGCAGCAGAGAGTACCCTGTGATAGCGCTCGGCAGCTCCGAGATGTTGTTCTCAGGCATGACGTCATCCTCGCCGTCGCAACCGCACTATGCAGTGGCAGCATCGACTGCGCGCATCTCAGTTCCGGAGCAACCCTACAACAACAATCACAACACTTGAGGAATAAAAATTTCGAGCTTGGGAACTTGGAAATAACGTCACAGTGGAAAAAAAAACCTGGTTAAAATGGATCGGCGAAGAGGAGAAGTAGTGGTGGCGGTGTTGGAGAAGGATGAAGAGCGAAGAGTGGATTTGATGGTTGATTTTAtggaagaaaatgaagaagctCTTTGCGCGATTCTGCTGCACGCTGAAGCCATTTATGAAGAGGATCGTGAGAACGGTAACAGCGCGATGCAAAGGGTTTGTTAGAAATAAGAGACTTAGGAGAGGAATCTGAAAAGTGTATTATTCAGTTTGATGAAATGTACAATATACAAGaggtatttataggtgctagatgaatcaatataataaagacataaaatcttacaattaatatacagatatgCTATAAATATAAACGATACTAATACGATACTAATATGATACTAATTAATTCTAATAATTCTCTAACAGGATTTATGGTTTTGACTTTTGACTTTTGCGTCTTGCACCACAACCTCATGCTCATTTTTTGATTCCTTattatacaaatatttaaaGGAATTTATTTTAATGCACATTTACATAGTCGTCTATTTACATTTATTTTTGCATGGCATTCTCTTAGTcaattttttgttgattggcagatatataattagatatacgtataaaattatcaattaaatttatattgaaatacaaaaattttaaaaatgtcaAGTTCTAATAAATATTATCAATTGAAGAAAATAATTTGAAGGAAATAACTTAAATATATGAAGTCTAATTATTATATGATACATTACGTAATGATAATTCTAAGGgttgaatttttcgaaaaaaaaaatagagatatCTCCCATGTTAATGGCGTAAGTAGCACGTAATTTTAGAGTCATTCAGTTTAAATATTGAAAGAATATTTAtgagaatttaattttgatacattgaTGTGTAAAACATTTTATATAATCATATAATTACACTTTTTTTTAAGTAATCATTTACACCGTTAATATATAATTAGATGCCGATGTCAAATATTTTTACATTAAaagtgtattaaaattaaattctaaaataaactGCTTCTACACACTATTTTTGCGTGCAATTCTATATAAAAAGATGTTATTGATGAaacaatttattattatatatttttgtttttataaattaaataattaattatttaagtcATTAAATTTGTCTtaataaaatagttaaatatataataaataattaattctgatataataaaatattttaatgttGTATTAAATTTGTGCATTTAAATTATGTTTTAATcaataaatttaacataaaatgCAAAAGTGCGTTTGATTGGTCGAtctctctaaattttttttgttgttgttaaatttatataaaataaataataaattattacttATCCAAAAACTATTATTGTACAAAGGAATTTTGGGGTGGGGTGGTTTTGGCCATGCTTTAATTGTATAgaattaaagataaataaaaaaatgagtatAAAAAACTTAGAGCTAAATAAATAGTTCAAATtcaaatgttaaattcaatagACAAATAAAAATGGCACTAAAGCTGTGTTTGTATTTGGAGGACATAACACTAAGATAGAGATAATATATAGAATGGATACACTAAAAATTATCTTTGAATGTATTTGTGTTTGGATACGATGGACAAGACACTAATGTAATGTCCTATATTATATTTGGATAAACATAGacaaaactaaaatattatgcgaaatgattaaaatagtcatctgatttcaaattttttacatcaagtacaaattaatttaataaaaaataagagtaTGTAGGATTACAGAAAATTACAAGAAGAATTGGTTTATGAAccaataagataaaaatgatattaaagtaacaaaattaagaataaataaagtAACATAAAATAGAAGAGTGAATTAAGTCTGTATTAATACAGTATGCCATAGAGAAGAGAATGAACgataaaaatgaataaattaattacaaaagagaatatctgaaaaaaaaaagcagagAAAGAAGAACTATGATgtaaagaagaagctaaaataagaagagataatagtagaataataaaaaatatctatcgATAGAAAGggaaaaattttgataaaaaagtCCGTATCCACCTTCTCAAATTCCGTGTCCATCATTGTCCTTCGTAAAAGAGtggaaataaaaatataaaatagtgtCCGAAGACAATGTGTTCTATGTCTATGTCTCTACCTCCAAACACGTTTTAAATATTCATTATCCATGTCTCTGTGTTCTGTCTTCGAAAACAAATGCTACCTAAGGGAAATTGTTCTTAGAGGAACTTGAAACATTGATTTGGGTCTAAACGTGAGGGTCAGATTCTTTGGTATAGGATGCTTAAATTAGCAAGGGCTTTAATTCAGGTTTTTAGTAAATTAGAACGTGGATAtacagtgtatttataatagaatagataacTATCTGTTGGAGTAATTCTACCTTTATTAGTAGATAATCGTTCCCTTTATCTTGGGTAGTTATTGAGATTTTATCTTCTAAATGAGATAGAAATAGTATGAGAAATTTCGGGTGATAGATACTTATTTAGATAAGTACAAGTCTGTCCTTTCTAAATGAGATAGaaatagtataaaaaatttCGGGTGACAGATACTTATTTAGATAAGTACAAGTCGATCCCTTTCGTTGTGTCCAACCTCCATCTTTAGGTTGGACATTTTGTCTTTATTGAACCTGACTTTATAATTTGGGGTAGGGTATgagcaaaaatattttttgttatcttTAGACAAATAAAAAAGCTTAGAGctttctaaaaaataaatttttttttgttatcttaaatttaccaaatataataaaaataaaaattactcttaaaaaacatttaaagagaaatattttttttagttttttgaaatatatatatatatagagagagaaatatatttccaaaaataagttttttttttgttatcttaAATTtgacaaatataataaaaataaaaattactccTAAAAAACTCCCTCATTTGTTATTATGTATTGTTTTATTTAGCAAAGATAGTAAGGGAAGAAATTGGAACTAGAACACACGACCACTAGGTCTAATTTGGATAAACAACTTAAATAAGTTCTTTTAGAAAAAGAGCTTAAAATATAAGAACTTTTATTAATAACagcttataaataaattattttgtatttggatttttttgttatagaagtacttattttaaagttgtagTGTTTTgataaataactcaaaaaataccatttttttacaaaaaaaaaataaaaattaaaataacaatgataacaaatatttttcaatattaaatattgattacAACCGTTTAGacaattgattttttatttgcTCTTATTTAGTTCTATTTTTTAGACAATTAATTCTTGTCACATAATATCATTAGAAATTGATTCTTCTACTTCACCTTCACCCATAATGGTAGTCaatagtaataaaattttaattcaacaatgccaaaaaaattattgtatagTTAGTATTTGCTGTTTTATTGTGTGTGATACATtaggtgaaaataaaaaacaaatataaaatgttTGTCGATGTATATTTCgttgttgttttttattttttattttttactccTATTAGCCTCTTCCTTTACTGAGGTCAAGACTTGTTATAActaactataaaaataataacaaacaaTTGAAATTACACAATCCAAGATGAAGTTATTCACGAGTAATATGTACTCAAAACTCTCAACCAGTTAGTATCTCTGTAAAATCCTACTTACAAAAATTCATATAATTACACTTAAAAATGTAAATGAATTCATTGGTGAAGAAAATATCATGTTGCATTACAAAACTGTGCTGATCAAAAAGTAGACTTCTCGTATTTTAGAACATCTTTGGTGTTCAATTCATATATCTTGCAAATTTTTGTGATGGCTTTTTGACTCAGGCCATCTTTCCCGTCTTCAAGTTCAACAAGATCATCAAGTTCTTCCAATGGCAGCAGTTTCTAAGTCATAtgattattaaaagaaaaaataaagtacaaaaTGAATGTTAGCATACACATTTTTTTTTGGGATATGATATGaaattatatgattaaaaagTCAAAATTGTAGCATTAACTCAAAAGTGGTTCATTAAGCAAAACAATAATATGAGTGCACTCTTGCACATCCAATGTATCAAAGGCTTTTAAAAATAGTTCTAGCCTACAAAACTATGAAGCATGCATTCTAAATATAATAACATTTTGCAAATTGTTAAATCAATTACACTTGACAATGTCTTACTTGATGCTATCAATCAGATTGCATGAGACACTTACCAAGTGTGGTTCATCTGAACTATTATGGGTTTTATTGGTCGAGTCATTATGCTCAGTTTCCTTCTTATGAGTTGATGTGTTAGACATCTTGCTGCTATCCGAGGCGAGTTGGAATAGCTTCTCACTTCCCTAAGAAGGTAACAAAAAACATAACAGAAACTTATGCACAACTCAAGATAAATCAAGTCAGAAGCGAAGCTCGAAACATTATACAAAAATACTAAGAATCTACTATCCATTGGCCTAATTGAAAGTGAACATCTACCAAGAACCATGCAATTTTCAAAGTCCTTCCAAATCAAATGATGCCCCTTCCAAAACATACTTCCGCATGACAATAAAACATGGCACTATCATATGAAAGTAGAGAGCTAGGACAAACATGAGCAGTAGAGACATCTCTGGCAGCAAAACAGACAGATTACCATAAATTATTATGGAGGGAGAATAATAAACTCCAAGTGCATTGCAAATCTAATAGTAGTACAAACCTGAAGGGCTCTCCAATGAGAATAAGCCCGAAATGAAACCCAGAAGAATGCGATATTAGGCAAGGGTAAAACCTACAATGTACAATTAAGAATAGGCATCAATTGAAGCcaagataaataattaaatattaaagagCAAACACAAGTCCACCGAGCACATACATACCATCAGTGCAGAGGAAAATGGAATCAATGAAACTGTAGCATATAAGTATTTCCGATGGATAATTGTTCCCCTGTAAACGAGACAATAGTTCATATGCCAATGAAGATTTAAATACAGAATTAAATTGGAAGCTACACTAACAGATTCCAGATTAAATTATTGTTCCAACATCATCAACTTTggctgcttttttttttttttcttggaaCAGGTGTTTTAGGGAGAATTACCTCATAGCAATATGTCTTAATCTTCGGCGAACAAGTTGTGCATTCAGACTGCAATAATAAACATATCAACCCCATAATAAACATATATAGAAGGCGAATCTACTATTAAGAGTAGTAAACTACTAAACTATTCCAAAACCAAGCAAGTATGCACCAACCTTGAAGGGTAAATGACTTCGACGCTAGTGACTTCATTCGATATAGATTTCAAGAAAATCTCGGAGGGCTTAACCTGTGACAAAAGCCATGACCCCCACCTGCAACAACTCAAATCACATTCGAGCATATTATGGATAGCGTAATCAACACTTTTAAAAGACTATCATTCAAAACCAACAATGTAACAAACTAACCCATGAATCTTCTTCTTGATAGACCCATCCGGTGCTTTTTCCAAACCAATCCAAGCTTTATTCATCTATTAACCGCAACCACAACCAAATAAAGCAATTGGTTAAGAAAACAGTACACACAAGAATGTGACGACCCAAGAAACAGAAATTGACAAAGAAACAAAGTTAATACAATGATCGAAACAAAAAAAGGCACCTTGTTGCCACAGTAATCAGCAAGAAGCTCAGCTTTGGCATTAAAGGGTTTATCAGCAACATTAACGCCCTTCCACAGTTCTTTGAACGTTGGAGGAGaatgagaagaagaagtagcTGAATTCTTAAGAGAATGATCAATGGCTCTGCTGAAGCACCAGTTTCTCCCTCGTATTGGGAACACAACCAATTTGGCTCTCATGTTGACTCTTTTGGCGGCAAGAACCCTAGAAAGTTTCCAACCAGAGAAATGTTCAGTCTTGGCGGTGAAGTTACAATCTTTGATGTGAAATGAAGCAGACTCCGAATCTGCGTAGTTTGAATATTCAGTGTCAAACTCACTCCTCTTGCGGCGAAAACTCTGGCCAAGTCAACGCATGGGATTCTGTGACCGTTAGCAAAGAACGGGAAGAAAAGAACATGGATTTCGCGGACCTCCTTGCCCATCGTTGTTGTTACAATGTTGGTAATTTTACTATAGAATTTGGCTATGGATTTTTCTGTTTATATATACTATATAGTAGAAGATTAAAGATTGAAGTTCCAGGGCGCATTTTGCACGAGTTCAGATTAAatattaaatcaattattaaattaattatgttatatgtaaattgaaattaattattaaaattaattattagtataaaatatatattaaaatataaaatatatattaaaaataatttaaataatatatattatatataaatatataataattattttttgtgattaattttaatatataaataatatttttaatattattgtttttattttgctATCTATTAaggtttttattaatttaatttttaacaaCACTTGGCATAGCAGCAGGGCAGAAGCGCATGGATTCAGGAACCTCTTCAGCATGCCTTGCACGAccatatattaaaatataaattcttgttaacataaattttaaaatatattttaaaaaacattatcataaaaaataacattattataaaatattttatattttaaaatatgtcATTTTGGATTTATAATCTTTAGacggtttaattattctattagtttttatgattttataaaatttgtaattaaatttttatattttttatttgagttattatattatttttaattttataattaaattatttttatataaaaaatattctttttaaaacATATGTAATCAAAAATctagttaaatttttaatataaatatctttaatttatatgaaaatattttgttaattctattattttttatattaaaaagattttattataaaattaaaaaatgtaaaaatttaatttaaaaatataaaaatttaattaaaaatttaataaaattataaagagtATCAGAATAATTAATAAGCCTTTTAAATTAGAACATGAGAATTAGATTTTACAATCACTTTTTGATTTTCTAGACCAAGCACAAGATCATCAAGTGTCACTGTATTCAAATTTCACACAGCTAATTACCTATTAACTAGTATAAATTGtaaatacatttaaattttctttgccaaaatagataa includes:
- the LOC130961761 gene encoding protein NONRESPONDING TO OXYLIPINS 2, mitochondrial-like isoform X1, with product MASACSRIAQRASSFSSIKSTIKSTLRSSSFSNTATTTSPLRRSILTRVAPELRCAQSMLPLHSAVATARMTSCLRTTSRSCRALSQGTLCCTSPGL
- the LOC130961712 gene encoding uncharacterized protein LOC130961712: MFFSSRSLLTVTESHALTWPEFSPQEEVLAAKRVNMRAKLVVFPIRGRNWCFSRAIDHSLKNSATSSSHSPPTFKELWKGVNVADKPFNAKAELLADYCGNKMNKAWIGLEKAPDGSIKKKIHGWGSWLLSQVKPSEIFLKSISNEVTSVEVIYPSSLNAQLVRRRLRHIAMRGTIIHRKYLYATVSLIPFSSALMVLPLPNIAFFWVSFRAYSHWRALQGSEKLFQLASDSSKMSNTSTHKKETEHNDSTNKTHNSSDEPHLKLLPLEELDDLVELEDGKDGLSQKAITKICKIYELNTKDVLKYEKSTF
- the LOC130961761 gene encoding protein NONRESPONDING TO OXYLIPINS 2, mitochondrial-like isoform X2, with protein sequence MASACSRIAQRASSFSSIKSTIKSTLRSSSFSNTATTTSPLRRSILTRVAPELRCAQSMLPLHSAVATARMTSCLRTTSRSCRALSQDGIDGT
- the LOC130961761 gene encoding protein NONRESPONDING TO OXYLIPINS 2, mitochondrial-like isoform X3 — its product is MASACSRIAQRASSFSSIKSTIKSTLRSSSFSNTATTTSPLRRSILTRVAPELRCAQSMLPLHSAVATARMTSCLRTTSRSCRALSQGT